Part of the Deltaproteobacteria bacterium genome is shown below.
CTGTGGACGTCGTAGATGCACTCCTTGATGCAACGGCCGCAGTTGATGCAGGTCTTTTCGTGTCTGAGAACTCTGAAGCGGCCGACAGGGGTATACCTCGGGAGGGCACAACTCGTCTCGATGCTGTATCGTACCGGTCGAGTCCTACCAGCGGTCGACCATCCGTTCATACTCGTCACTTCCATCGATCTCTTTCATGAACCTCGCGACTCTGTCTTGCGGGGTCCCATAGGTGCGGGCTACCCTCTCCTCCAGTTCCTTCCAGGCTTCTACGAGGCCGAGCCTGCTCTGGCAGACCCGTTCGCAGCCGCGGCAGTGGAGGCAGAGGAATACCTTCTGGAGTTCCTCAGGGCAGGAGGGTTCCCCATTCAACATCCTTCGAATCAGTCCGAGCTTGGATCTGGCGGTGAGAGCTTCATCCCCGGTGACCAGGTAGGCAGGGCAGGCAGACAGACAGCTCCCGCAACGGCTGCACAAGAGGGCGGCCTTTTCCATGGGAGTGAAGGTCCTGACCCTGGCCGGTCCGCCCGAGCAGAGGAGGCCGGCTGGCCCGGACCAGAGGGGAGAGGTAAAGACGAGGGTTCTCATCAGGGCGCGGAAGAACCACGGTGGAAGGTCGACAAAGCGTGTCCCGAACCCGAAGAACCTCGAGGGGTTGAAACGATGGTTCGGGTCCACGCGGGCCTTCCACTCCTTCAGAGCCTTCAGGGATAAAGCATCGAATCTACGCCCGATAAATGGGCTGTTCCACAGGCCGAGGCCGTAAGGAATCCCGCCCGAGTCCACGGCCATCTGCGTGAGCAGGGAGGTGAAGACAAGGGCCAGAGAGTAGCGGAGCGGCCTCGTCGGCTCGCAGAAAAAGTGCGGCATCATCAAGAGAAGCCGGGGGCCGACTGCGTGGGCCTCAACGAGAAGATCGAACCCCAACCGCCGTGCCAGCAGGCGAGCCCTTGCCAGGTATGGGACAGCCGCCCTTTCTTGCAGGAGGGTTTCGCTCGCCAGGAGAGCCGATCCCACCCGGCTGAGGCGGAGGGGGAAGAGCCGCTCGTGCCATAGGAAACGGGCGAGG
Proteins encoded:
- a CDS encoding FAD-binding protein; this encodes MRKAVPADIREFSKRVERGRILTGKSDRAIYSHDLGEIPPRLMNLLFGSLPACVIQPATEEEAAEAIRYARTRGIAVITRTTASSGFGNVIPTKGEVVIDVGALKEILDLDRSAPSITVQAGARWADVETFLNSEGLAFSTYPSSYYSSVGGWIATGGLGINSLGFGHLKRHVLAMRVVFPTGEVRELLPSDHWFDRFFGTEGQFGLITRVCLKVRQRPEGIFPALLSFDGEVEAFRWMGSLTGTDKACNHAKLMDPLIAAEINRFYGEPLLEPRYSVLAVFEKSGDREKLTPGPGRKEPDHLARFLWHERLFPLRLSRVGSALLASETLLQERAAVPYLARARLLARRLGFDLLVEAHAVGPRLLLMMPHFFCEPTRPLRYSLALVFTSLLTQMAVDSGGIPYGLGLWNSPFIGRRFDALSLKALKEWKARVDPNHRFNPSRFFGFGTRFVDLPPWFFRALMRTLVFTSPLWSGPAGLLCSGGPARVRTFTPMEKAALLCSRCGSCLSACPAYLVTGDEALTARSKLGLIRRMLNGEPSCPEELQKVFLCLHCRGCERVCQSRLGLVEAWKELEERVARTYGTPQDRVARFMKEIDGSDEYERMVDRW